The genomic segment AATCGGCATTACCAAGACGCTGAAACTTGAAGGCTATAAAATCATCATGGAAGAGCCGACGCCCTTCAACGAGGATGTCAAGAAAGACCCGGCGTTAAAGGCGAAGGTCAAGGCGATGAACGCCAAGATCAAGGCCAAGACGCGCCTGTCCGATTCAACAGCGCCCTGCTATGCCGAGCTCGCGACCACGCATATCTTCTACCACAAGGCGATGATGTACGGCAGCAATCTGTTCACCGGCTTTATCTACCGCGAATTCGGCACCAAGCCGACCGCCACCAAGGTATCGACCGGGCAAGTCAAAAATCCGCTGGAACATTTCCCGCCCAAGACCTCCGAAGATATTGATCGGGCAAAGGTCGAGCTGCGCGACGCCTTTTCCAAGGACTTTGTCGAATATGTCGACAAAAAGGTCTTCGGCGCACCTGCCAAAAAATGAGGGCACTCTGGCCTGGGCATTAGCCAAATCTTGACTTCCTCATGCGCAAAGTCTGCGCATGAGGAATTCCACGAAACGTTCATCTACCGGCTTAAGCGACCTCAAGCCGATCCTGCCCCTTTCCCTGATGCTGAGCGCCGCGACCTTTTGGGGCGTGTGGACGCTATCGGCCCCCGCGACCAACGCCGCCACCGGCAACGACACGGAAAGCGCCGCGTTCAGCATCTGCGGCGAAGGCCCCCGCACCAACTGCATCGTCGATGGCGACACGCTCTATTATCAGGGCATCAAGATCCGCATCGCCGACATCGACACCCCCGAAACCAACCCGCCCCGCTGCGCCGAAGAGGGGCGTCTGGGCAAGGCTGCGACGCAGCGCCTGTTACAGCTCGTCAATGCGGGGCCCTTCACCCTGCAGACCATTGACCGCGACGAAGACCGCTATGGCCGCAAGCTGCGCGTGCTGACGCGCGGGGGCAAGAGTTTGGGTGGCGTGCTGGTCGATGAAGGGCTCGCCCGCTGGTATCAGGGCGGCCGCCGCCTCTGGTGCTGATCCTGCCCCAAGGAATGATTAGGTAGACCACCCCAACTAAGTTACCCTCCTGTCCGGGTCGCTCTGGAAGGAGAGCGAAATATGAATCCGAACAAGGCATTATGGGAGAAGGGCGACTTTACCCGGCTGGCGGCCTGTATGCGCGACAGCGGTGCTGCGCTGGTCGACGGCATCGGCATCGGCCCGAATATGAAGGTGCTGGATCTGGGCTGTGGCGACGGAACAACCGCCATTCCTGCCGCGCAAAAGGGTGCCGATGTTCTGGGCGTCGATATTGCCAGCAACCTTGTCGCCGCCGGCAACGCCCGCGCTGCCGAAATGGGCCTGCCGAACATCCGCTTTCAGGAAGGCGACGCCTCCGCCCTGACCGGCCTTGAGGACAACAGCTTTGACCGCGTGGTCAGCATATTCGGCGCGATGTTCGCGCCCCGCCCCTATGATGTCGCTGCCGAGATGGTGCGCGTCACGCGGCCGGGCGGACGGATTGTCATGGGCAACTGGATTCCCGGTGACCCGACCTTGATCGCGCAAGTGCTGAAGGTCAGCGCCTCCTATACGCCGCCCCCGCCCGAAGGCTTTGTCAGCCCGGTTCTGTGGGGCAAGGAAGACGAGGTCCGCGCGCGTTTTACCGCCGCGGGAATAGCCGACGCGGATATCGGCGCCACACGCGAACTCTACACCTTCCGCTTTGACGGCGCACCCAAGGCATTTGTCGACCTGTTCCGCACCTATTATGGTCCCACCATGAATGCCTTCGAGGCGGCAGAGAAGGACGGCCGCGCGGACGCGCTCTATGGCGAGCTGGTCGAATTGTTCGAACGCGAAAATGTGAGCGCCAGTCCCGAATCCACCGAAATTCCGGCGGCCTTTCTGAAAGTGGTGGTGGCTGTAAGCTGACCGACATCAGGGCGGGGCCTTAAATCACACCGCATTCGGGAACACCCGCCCCGCTGCCGCGTTTTGCTGTCATCCCCGACACGCCAAGGAGGCATGAGCCATGACCGCATCCGACACACCCAAAACCGCCCCCGACAACCGCGAGCAGGCGGACGAGGATACACAGGCGCAAACTGTCGCCGGCGAAGCCATGACCCACAGCCAAGCGCCGAACCTGTCGGGGGAAGACAGCGAACACGGCGGCACGCCCAATCCGGCGCAGATCATCCCGGACGACACACAGGATGTCGTTGACCATATGGAACAGATGGAGCGCAGCGGCCAGATTGACATGGACGCGTATCGTGGCGAACGCAGCGACGATGATGAGCCCGGCATGCTGGGTGAAGACGGCATGGAACCTGGCGATCTGGACGAACATGGCCACGCCCGCCGGGACGCCGACGACGCGATTTAACGCATCCATCAAACAGACTGTTGCAATAAAGTAACAGATTCTTGTTATTTTATATTCATGAACCCTTATCGGAACCCGTCCGTTTTCTTGTCGGCCCTGCACGCAGCAGGGTAAGTTTGATAAAAAATGGAAATATCTAATGCGTAAATATCTTCTAGGCGCGGCTCTCCTCTCCACCGTCGCCGTCACCCCTGCCTTTGCACAGGAAGAAGCGCCCTTCACCGGACCGCACATCGAAGGGATCGTCGGTTATGACGATGTCAGCGAAGGCAAAGGCAATTTGATGTACGGTGTTAACGCAGGTTATGACTTTCAGCTCGGCGGCGTGATTGCCGGTATCGAAGGTGAATATGCCGATTCCGACGTGAAGGGTTCGGGAACCGACCTGCTCACCACCGGCGACAGCTTCAGCCTGAACACCGACCGCGATCTCTATGTCGGCGCGCGTCTTGGTTTCGCCATCTCGCCATCGACCATGATCTACGCCAAGGGCGGTTACACCAACGCCAAGTTCGAAAGCCGTTTCGACGATGGCGCGGGCACGATCTACAACAATGGCGTGACCGCCGACGGTTACCGTCTGGGCGCGGGCATTGAGCAGAAGTTCAACCTGTTCGGACCCAGCGGCTTCATCAAGGCCGAATATCGCTATTCCAACTATAGCAATATCGACATCGGCGAAGATGATTTCGACCTCGACACCGACTTCGACCGTCACCAGGCCGTCGTCGGCGTGGGCGTACGCTTCTAGTCTGACGCTGGGTAACACCGGCTAAAAAGAACCGCCGTGGCAAAAGCTGCGGCGGTTTTTTGTGCGAACTCGGCCGTCAGGCCATTTAATTTTCGCTAGAAGGAAAAAGGGAAAAAGACATAAGGCACCCACCCTCAAAGCAGTGCAAAAACGTCTTCTTCCTTCTTGCCTTCTTCCTTCTAGGGAATCAAAAATCCCAACCCCAAAAGCCTAAACCAAATAGCAACCACCCCAAGCTATCCTCCCCCCATGTCCATGATCCTAAGCGGCGCCATCGCGTTCATAGTCATGTTTGTCGCCTATCGCCTGTTCGCCGGCGGCGCGGGGGTGGCCTTTGACAAGGACGACCCCCGTTTGGAACAGGCCAAGCAACAGGCCCGCGCCACGCTCCCCCAATTCTGGACCGCGCTGGAGACAGGCGATCCCGCGACCCGCGACTTCATGCTGAAATTCAACCTGAACCACGGCACCGGACATCGGGATAATGAATCCATCTGGGCCTGCGACATCCGCCGCGATGGCGGTCGGATTTTCGGAACGCTCGCCAACGAGCCGCGCAATTCCGCCTATCGCGAAGGGCAAGAGGTGGAGATTGTGCCCGAAGCCATAGAGGATTGGGGCTATTTCCGGGGGAGCGTCGCGCAAGGCAATTACGTCACCCGCCTGATGATCGAAGCCGCCCCCGCAGGCACCGCGCGGATGCAGCGGCAGGCAATGGGCTGGTAAAACATACTCAACCTCTCCCCTTAAGGGGAGAGGATACGAAGCCTTATTGCGAGGGCAATTAGGCGAAGTTGGAGAGGGGCAACAACGGTGAGGTGCGCGCGCCAACTCCCCCTCTCCGCTGCGACTAGGCGGCGAGCCGCCAAGTCTCGCACCTCTCCCCTAAAGGAGAGAGGGGGTGTTTCACCGACGCTATTTAATAATCTTATCCCGCGAGCATCCAGCCGCCCGCGAGCGCAACCGCAAACACCTGAAAGATCGCCATCTGGTGGAGGTTGCTGGAAAAGGGCTGCTTGCGGGTCTTGTGCCGGAACATCGCGCGGCCCGTGTAAGCGCCGATGGTGCCGCCGACAAAGGCCCACGCGAGCAACGTCCCCTCGGATACGCGCCATGTGCCCTGTTCGGCGCGGATCTTATCAAGCCCGAACAGCATGAATGTCCAGACGTTGACGAGCGCGAAGGCGGCAAGGCCGTTGGGGACGGTGAGGAGGGGAGTGATGTCCATTCGATTATTCCTTAACTCCCCTCGCCCCTTTAGGGGAGAGGATACGAAGCCTTATTGCGAGAGCAATTAGGCGAAGTTGGAGAGGGGAGAGTTCGCGCGCAAACCCCTCAGCACAAACCTCACCGCCGAACCCCTCTCCGCTGCGACTAGGCGGCAAGCCGCCAAGTCTCGCTCCTCTCCCCTGAAGGAGAGAGGGGGTTCAGTACCCACGGTAAGGCTCACACGCGACGCCATCGCCGTCGCGGTCCAGATGCGGAGCATAGCCCGGCTGCCCTCGACGTAACGGAGCCTTTCCGGCGGCGCGCACATCCGAGCAATAGCGGTAATAAACAGACTGCTCGGTAAAGCGCATCGCGGCCTTTTCCTCCTCCGACTGGATGGGGAAATTATAGACGGCGATAAAGGTCAGGACTGCCAAAGGGGCAATGGATTTTATGGTTGAGTCGCGTGCCATCCAAGGAGGATGGCAGGGGGTGGTTAAAGGGAGGTTGAGCCAAATGCCTCAATGCGCCGAGCTGACAACGTAATTCCTTTTGATGACAAAAGCCAAATCGCTTTGTTAAAAGATATTGCCAATATTTTCATCTGCTCACTTAAAATGGAACATCTTCATCTAAATCGTCGCTAAACGCTGTTGATACCGGTGTCTGCCAGCGTGTCGCTTCAGAGGCTTGCGAACGAACCAGTCGGTCCCGTTCGGTTTGCATCATGCTACTATATGATCTGAGCAAATGTTTCTTGCCATGATCAGATAGCGAATAGCTTGTATATGCGTCTCCATCTTGGTCAGTGAGTTGATGGGCTTCAATAAGTCCGTCGTCTAGTAAGCTAGCAATCGCTAGCGCAGTCATTCTTTCTGAAATACCTGCTGAGGAAACATCACGTTGTATTTGCCAAATCGCCGAACCATATGGAGTTCTAAGGCTTTGATCTAAAAGCGTGATGAGGCAAGTTGACTTGACTTCATCGACATTATTTGATGTGTCTGAGTTTACTAAGGTTAAACGTTGCTCCGTTTCTTCGAGAAGCGCAGCCGATATCCCCTTTTCAACCTCTAATGCGATTTTTTCATAATCAGACTGTGCATCGGTAACGTAAAAATTGACAGGCCGAT from the Sphingorhabdus lacus genome contains:
- a CDS encoding outer membrane protein — translated: MRKYLLGAALLSTVAVTPAFAQEEAPFTGPHIEGIVGYDDVSEGKGNLMYGVNAGYDFQLGGVIAGIEGEYADSDVKGSGTDLLTTGDSFSLNTDRDLYVGARLGFAISPSTMIYAKGGYTNAKFESRFDDGAGTIYNNGVTADGYRLGAGIEQKFNLFGPSGFIKAEYRYSNYSNIDIGEDDFDLDTDFDRHQAVVGVGVRF
- a CDS encoding excalibur calcium-binding domain-containing protein, whose amino-acid sequence is MARDSTIKSIAPLAVLTFIAVYNFPIQSEEEKAAMRFTEQSVYYRYCSDVRAAGKAPLRRGQPGYAPHLDRDGDGVACEPYRGY
- a CDS encoding DUF1294 domain-containing protein, which produces MDITPLLTVPNGLAAFALVNVWTFMLFGLDKIRAEQGTWRVSEGTLLAWAFVGGTIGAYTGRAMFRHKTRKQPFSSNLHQMAIFQVFAVALAGGWMLAG
- a CDS encoding DUF2314 domain-containing protein is translated as MSMILSGAIAFIVMFVAYRLFAGGAGVAFDKDDPRLEQAKQQARATLPQFWTALETGDPATRDFMLKFNLNHGTGHRDNESIWACDIRRDGGRIFGTLANEPRNSAYREGQEVEIVPEAIEDWGYFRGSVAQGNYVTRLMIEAAPAGTARMQRQAMGW
- a CDS encoding class I SAM-dependent methyltransferase, translated to MNPNKALWEKGDFTRLAACMRDSGAALVDGIGIGPNMKVLDLGCGDGTTAIPAAQKGADVLGVDIASNLVAAGNARAAEMGLPNIRFQEGDASALTGLEDNSFDRVVSIFGAMFAPRPYDVAAEMVRVTRPGGRIVMGNWIPGDPTLIAQVLKVSASYTPPPPEGFVSPVLWGKEDEVRARFTAAGIADADIGATRELYTFRFDGAPKAFVDLFRTYYGPTMNAFEAAEKDGRADALYGELVELFERENVSASPESTEIPAAFLKVVVAVS
- a CDS encoding thermonuclease family protein; amino-acid sequence: MRNSTKRSSTGLSDLKPILPLSLMLSAATFWGVWTLSAPATNAATGNDTESAAFSICGEGPRTNCIVDGDTLYYQGIKIRIADIDTPETNPPRCAEEGRLGKAATQRLLQLVNAGPFTLQTIDRDEDRYGRKLRVLTRGGKSLGGVLVDEGLARWYQGGRRLWC